The window TTGGTACCTCTGGCTGGACACAGATACAGGGGGAGGATGGACTGGTGGGAACCAGCCTCAGGAGTTAGTGCATACTGATGAAATGGAGGATGTCATCTCTAAGGCACTGCCCTTTGGATCCAGGCACAATCATTGGGATTTCTTGACACATGGTAAAATGCAAGTAACTAGGTGTGAAAGCTCCTAGGCTTTGTATCCAGCTGCACTGAGGCCTGAGACTGCTGGCATTGACATGGGGCCATTAGTGCTAACTGTAATCCAGGACAAGCTGGGGGGAGGGAAAGGCCAGTACTGAGTGCCTGCAGCATCTGCTACCCCATCTTCACCATTCAGAACTTGTAACTAAGGTATTTAAAGAGACTGATTTTGAATGAAAATTAAAGGGCGAATGTTCTCAAACAGGGTTCCAGCATCTGCGCTCCTTTGACCAGGTTGTACAGCCCCCAGCTGGCGACCACGGTGTCTGTGGTTGAGAGCTCCTTCATCTGGAGTTGGCTATCCTGGGTGTCCTGAGGCCCCATCCCAGACTTCAGACATGCTAGTGCTATGATAATTCAACTGCCAGCAGGGGACCCACTAATCTCTCTCTCGGTGCCTGGGTTCCCTTCAGGGAGCCCTATGCTTCTGACAAGCCAACTCCCACCTATGTGAAGCCTTTAAAAACACCAGGGACAGTTGCCCTTTGGAGTGGCTTGCGTTATTTCTGAGATAGCGTGGAGAGACATGAACACTTCTAATTTCATTTGGACTTAGTTGCCACACGTGTACCGAGATGTTTGTGGTAGAGTGACCAGTGAGAGGTCACCTAAGAGCAGTAATAGGTGAGGGACAATGGTCAGGACAGAGTTGGTCACTTACTTAGAATGACTACAGGGATAGTGGGCATGATGGAGTGCAGGCCTCAACACAGCCTTACTTTTCCATACAGAATCTCATCTGTTGTTCCCGCTTGCAATGAGACCTGAGGAAGCCTGTCACAGGAAGAAGTGGGGTCCTTAAGCAATTGAGCTGGTAGATGGGTTCAATGAACCATGTATCAGGTGTAGAGCTTGATGTGCTACAGAGTTAATGTTTCCAGTCAGCTTCTGGAGTAGCTGTTCTATTTTATTGAAAAGCCATACATAAGCCCTGTCAGAACTGGGACCTTGGTGTTCCAAATTGATGGCTCAGCAGAGGGCCATATGCACAGTGGGTTGGCTGGGTGAGCCCAGAAGTGGCTCGTACTTCATAAAGCAGTGGCAGAAGCAGTCTAGCATTTGGTCTACCACAGAAGGAACCCACACTTGTGATATCTCCAGCACACTTGTGATAGCTCCAGCGGTTGGTTCTAAGTTAACCTCTATCCAGAACCCCCGTTTTCTTAGGAGAATCTTCCATGGGCTCACTGGAGGTTAAGGTAGTGTTTCCTTGGGCACTGTGATCTTCTAaggtctctcttccctcctccctttcccaagCCTGGTCTGTAGGAGCAGGAGCTGCTTCCTTGCAGGCCACGTTCACTGAACTAATGATGCACAAACACCACAGAAAGGATAGGCTTTGTTAGCAAGTGGACAGACCCCAGAGGCTGCTAGGATTCTGGCCACGGAGCATTGAGCTTTCCTTGTCCTCTGCTCCAGACTCGGGAACAGGAATCTGTGTCATTGTGTagcgcccccccacacacacacacacaagtgtttgGTGAGTTCCCCAATTGGTGAACTATGCCAGATGCCACCTGTGGTGTTGGTCAAGTGAAGTTTTGTTGCATGTGCCACACCCCAGCGGCTGGGTTGTCCTAGGCAAGCCCTCACACCTAGGAAAAGGGATGTGGTCTGGAGATAGCAACTTACCAAGTTCTTCAGAGACCAGAAGTACCTGGCCAGAAGCACTGGGTCTCATTTTAAAAGTCAGAGTGGGCAGTGAATTGAACAGAGCTTCATACCAAAACGCAGAATGGAAAAGAACACCTGAGAAAGACTCTTCTGTTGGTCCTGTGGGGCGGACTCTTCTGACACAGGAGAGCCAGCCAGAGAATAAAGCTCTTTATTCTGTTTTCAAACGCAGTCTACGTGGTGAAGCCGTATTCTTACCCCACTCTTAACCCTGTTGGCTTCTCTTCTTATTCTCCAAAGTCGGTGGACCAGacttcccccacctctccccattTCACCCTACAGAATAACCTACTTACGAGTGCCCCAACCCCTGTGGAACAAGCATCCCCTGGTAGAAGCAGCTCACTGGGATGGACCCAGAACAGTCTTGGTTTGGGTCTCCTGAGCCACAGGTTCAGTGTCCTGAGATGTCCTGAGTGGTGTACAACATGGCAGTGCCACCAGATTCTCACTTGGCTCAGCGGTGCTGAGTAGTTTTGTTGCTAGAGCAACAGAAGGCCCCCTTTAACGTGATGGGTCCCAGCTAAGGGTACAAGGAGTCTGTCCACTGTTGAGTATAGGTTGCTCAGCCGGCTGCACCTCACTGCCTCTCCAACAGCTGCTGCAGGGGCCGGCTTTTTTTTAGGACAGGCCGTCCTCTGAGGCCCAAGCAGGAAACCACCTTCGTCCCCTGAGGTCCACTGATGAGGGGCCAGCCCAGATGGCAGACAGTCGGGAACCAGGCCAGCTGCTTTGTCCACTTACCCACCCCTCACCCCGTTAGTCGGCTCCACTGGATACTACTGAAAAAGGGGTGGGACTTGATTTGGCTGGGGCCGCCACCTCCAGCCCCTAGACGCCGCTGGGGATCGAACTGCAACAGCTATGGGGGAAGGAAGACTCAGTCAGCGCTCTGCATCCCTCCCCCATCAGGGAGGTAGGCGCCCACCTCCCGGGACTCCGGGCATCAAAGCCTTAGGCTGCTCGGTCCCTGCTAACCCAGTCAATAACCCCCTCCCCGTGACGTTGGCGGAAGCTAGCACCGGCGGCGTTCTGGGCATTTATTGCCCTAGTCCTTTACAGCACTTACGTATTGGACAGGTGgttcccccagcccccacccacgTACCAATAAGCCATCTCTAAGCCAGCCAGTACCTCACCTCAGTCAGCAGAGAAGCTGCTGGGCGACTGAGCCACTCGGGCAGCTGAAGTTGGGTATGGGCCTGGAATCCTGAGGGGTGGCTCTGGGACAGTGcctggagaggagggggagacgAGGAGAAGCACTGAGGAGGCCACTTTAGGGAAGCTGGCACCCTAGGGGCAGCCAAGGCTTGCCCCACCCCCACGACACATTCCAGGAGGAAGATGATGTTTAGTTGCCTTTTGCGAGGATCTACTAATGGCCCAGACACGGAGCGCCAGCTCAGGAAAGGGGACTTGGGTTAACATCGGGGTTTGAACCTGCAGCTTGTTGGAAGCATTATCTCCGTTGTCTTTAGAGTGGACACTATTGGGAACAGCACTAGAACTTTCTTACAGATAAAAAGGCCCCACAAGCCACACGGCATGCGGCCAttgaggccaaggcaggaatgtGGAGAGGAGCAGAAGGATGTTGTGGTAAGGACGAGCTGCAAGAAGACAGGAGGAGAACCGTGTGGGGCTTTGGACTGTTAATGTAAAGGTTCTCGGAGGCCCTGAGCCACTGGGAACCGAAGCAGGTCAGGTCTGGCCTTTTTGGTCACACCGTAGTTTGCCAGTGCCACTCAACTGTTTCCTGCTCAGCTGTAGTTTGTCCATTCCCCTGTTGCCAACCTAAACTGGCCCCAGATGTAATTCTGAGCTCTTCTGAGAGGAGTAGAGAGGGCAAAGCCTTATCAAGTGGGTTTTCTGTGTATGCTGTgggcatgtgaaggccagaggttgaagcTGGGTGTctttcctctcctgccctccacctttatttatttatttattttttttttttgagactgggactCACTGAACTCAATATTGATTGACCAGCAGCCCTGGGAATCTGCTGGTCTCACCCCAGGCCCTGTATTAGGGTAACAGATGTGCGTCATCACACTAGACTTTCACAGGGTTGCTGAGGATCGAACTCAAGTCTTCCTGCTTGAGCACCAGGCAGTTTACCTGGCCGAGCCACTTCCCCAGCCTGCAAGTGGGCTTGGCTGACCGGGCTGGTTAAAGCAGCTCCTGGCTCCGATGTAAGAgcctcctcccaccttccagcTGAGGTCTAGGGATTACAGCCTTGAAGGGTGTGTGGGAGTGAACAATAGGAAGAGACTGGATATAATCCAGAAGCCTTCCAAACCTCAGGCCAGGCATGCTCGTCCATAAACCTCTGGCTATCCCAGCTCGTATAATTCACATCCTTAGCAATAGTCCCTTGTGTGGTAGGAGTGCTAACGTCTTTGATGGCCTGGTGGGAGTGACTTCCTCTATTGCTAGTGGTCTTGTGGGTGGAGGGACATCCAGCCCAAAGGTCAGGCATGGAGAACCAGGCTGCCTCTGTTTTGACCCTAGCTGGTTAAGCCTCTGTTCAGCCTATAATCCATGACCCACCCCCCGACCAGGCCTCTATACCCTGCCCAGCTACTCACCGTTCCTGTGAGCAGTTCATACAGAAGTGACCCATAACTCCACCAGTCACAGGCTTCAGTCAGCTCAGAAATGCCCCCGACCTCTGTGAGAACAAGAACACACGTTCTTTCTGTTGGCATTCTAGTACCCCCTGCCCTTCCTCTGTCCTTAACCCATACAAAAGCACCCAAGATCTAGGAATCTCCCCCCCACTCCCGTCTTGCCTGGAGCACTGTACAGGCGGTCCACAGCCTCCTGGCTGCACTGGGGCTCCACTTCTGACCACTGGCCAAAATATGTGAGTCGGATGTGACcttgtccagtgtgtgtagggaGGTAGGGTGGGACAAAGGTTGGAAGTAGCATCATTGAGCAGCCAACATCTCCAAGCAACCCCAAGGCTTCCCCCAATACAATCACGTGAGGGGCTGAAGGTCATCCCGAGTGGAGTCTCCCTAGGGGCGTGGCCCCTTGTTACCCAGGACTTAGGGGCGTTCCTGGAGCTTAGGTCCCAGGCTTAGGTCCTCTGTGCGGGGCCAGATGGAAGAAAGGGAGTGGGGAGAAACAGCATGTAGCCTTACGATCTCGGGGGTCCTGTTGACTCTGGGCTCCCACCTGAGGAGTAGGGTTGGAGCAGAGAGGCTGGGGCTCCTACCTGCCTGGTCCAGAAGCAGGTTCTGTGGGTTGAGGTCCCGGCACAGCACCCCCTGCTCATGGAGGGCCTCCAGTGCCACCAGCATCTCCGCGGCCCACTGCTTCACCTGTTCCTCCCTCGGGCTCCAGACGGCTCTTCCACACCTCAGGCTGGCCCTGTTTGCTGACGGCAGCTTCTGACCTCCTCTGCCTCGGCCATAGGCCCCTAGCACCCGGTCAGCCCCTTCCCGTACCCAGTGGAGCCTCCGGTTGGGGGCGGGGTTCGAACTCTGGCCGGCTCGCCTGATTTGACTGTGCAAGTGGCCCCATGGGGCTTCCGTGAGGTCCGAAGAGCAGAAAGGACTGGTCCCGGCTGAAGGTTCACTCTCAGCCTCTTTCTGAAGGTGGAGGGATGGGATCTCCTTGGCTGGGGGAAGGCTCTGAGAAGTCCGTGGAGGCTCCACTGGGAATCTCTCCTGTCCCAAGCCTGGTGGGAGCTTTGCAGGGGTcatgaggcagaggtgggtgttGAGCTGGACTTTTGACTTCTCCTGGGCAGAGCCAGGCTTGAGCCCAGAATATTGGAAGTGGGCCTGGGAGAGCAGATGTGACCAAAGGGTGCCTCCTGGGCCAAACAGGGGGTGAGAGTGTGGGAGGAAGAAGAGTGTGGACACTAGGTCCAGGCCCAGTCCCACCCCCCTCCCTTTCAGCATGCCCTGTCTGCTTTTCAGGGCTCCTGGCCTTACTCAGCCATCTCGTCACCCCGCTCTTCCCCTTGTGACCTAGGACACACTCTCCCCTGCTCTGACCTTCTTCCAGGGAGCTCCGCTTCACAGCCTGCATACCTGATGCTCGTGAGTTGATCTGAATGGAGCACCAGTTTATTCGAGCACTGGTGTTCAACATGTCATACTCCCTCTTTTGTTTTAGGGAGAGTGGTGTCACAGAAGGCAAAGGGGCCAAGCCCCGATTTACAGTGCCTACGCCATGACCCAAGGATGTGCCGCACATTTGAAAGTCACTACGTATCGGCTACGTGGCTCAGTTCCCATCTTTACAGTTTTCGTCACCAGCCACTCTGCGGCCATCAGGGGTGGCACTGACCAGGAAAGTGCAAAGAGCCAAGACTAAAGCGAATGGCCACAGAGGAGAAAGCTGAATAAATGCCCTCCTCTTCACCTGCCTAGGGCGGGGACATCCTCCACAGGATGTCCCCTCTTCCCTGGGCACCACAGAGAGGTTCCCAacagcctggctctgccctcaGCCTTCAGAAAGACTGGGTTCCCTGTCTGTGCCACACATCTGGAGCAAGCTGCACTCCTCCCCAGGGCTCAGCAGGGAGGTGGGGGtcggggggtggggagagggcacAGGTCCCCTCACCTTGCACATGCTCCAGGTGCAAGAAGATGGAGTCCTCACTCACAAAGTATCGCAGCAATTTTGTCATGTAGGGCACTCCGTGTGGGATGATCGTCAGCCGCTCCTGGCTTCCCATGTGGCACCTGGGAAGGCcctggggaggggacagggcaTGTAGATGAGCTGATGTTGCCTGTGCCCTGGCTGCAGGACACCAGGATAGGGGTTGGGAGCCAGCCTGAGCAGTCCCTGGTCCAGCCCTCACCCCTCTAACCCCACAGAGTCTAATGTCCAAGGGTGAggtagtgtgcatgtgtatcaGCCTTGGAGGCCATGCCTGGGGAAATGCTCAGAAGAACAAGCAGCTTTGGTCTTTGAAGGGAGCAAGGGCCTCATATGTACATTCTGGGGAGAGGGGAAAAGGCAGGCAGGGGTCTCCAAAGCTCTGAGAAAGTTCCAAGGGAGTGCCACGGGGCTGCACAGCTGGGTAGCACCTGCCTTCACAACAAAGGTTCCTCCCGTTGCTGGGTCCTGGACCAACTGCACCTGCCAAAATCCAGGAGGCACTGGTCACGGTGTGTGTTAGTTCTCGGGCTTTCCATGCCCTAAGGACAACATCCATCCCGTCCTAGTGGCCTTCCCTGGCTCTACCCAAAGATCTAAGCTCTGGTGCTTTTTCCTGCTGCATCTGGGATGCCTACCCTATCTCCGCTGTTTTCTGGGCTTACTCTCAGGAGAGCTTTCTCACATTATCTAACCTCCTGTCTCCCCCAGTTGTGAGCTCCACAAGGTGGGACCATTCTGTCTAACACGGGATCCCCACAGTTCTGTGTACCCTCCCCACCAGGTGGGAGTCACTAGTGACTGGCTTTATTGATGAAATTGAGGTTCCGAGAAGTGAAATCACTCACTTTCAACCATGCTGCTAAGAAGTGGTAGCATCAGAATTTGAATCCAGACAGGCTGATCCTGGAGTGGGTGGGTAAGTGCCTGCCGGGCTGGGCCTTGGTGTCTCCATCACTAGCCCCACGCCCTCCTTCCTACATCGGGGCAGCAGTACCCCTTTTGACCACAAGAGGTCTCCCTCTAATGGCTGGAGGCCCGGCTCAGGAGGGCCTTGGCCGCCTGACCAAACTTGTGCAGTATTTGAGGAGGCAGAAAACGGCTGGGGCGATTTAAGAAAAGTTTCCCAAAAGTATTGACACCCCAGATGATTCCCCGCCACCTCCTCAGCCAAGCCTTCTGATTTACAGTCTGAAACTCAACAAGGATGGGAGACAGAAATTAAAGGGGGCCGTGCGTCAAAAACCTCTGTATTTAAGACACATTAAACCCATTTTACAGAAGGAATTAGACTTCAATGTTAACAACAATTATCTTAAAGATAGGTACAACAGTGAAttaatttcttttcctccctcttcttttctttcttccttccttttttccttccttcctattttctttctttctttctttctttttctttcttccttcctttcttccttccttccttccttccttccttccttccttccttccttctttctttctaactTCCTTCTCTTCCAGTGTATTGTTAGTAGAGCAGGCATTTTCCCAATGatacaaccaaacaaacaaatgaaaaaatcctctgcctctgctaaGTGGCTTGGAGGACAGAACACCCAAcacctgacttccttcagtctTAGCTTTGTTCCCTTTAAGACGGTCATTAAGGGGCTGGGGATGTCGCttagttagtagagtgcttgcccagccctgggtttgaagctgggcagtggtggcgcacgcctttaatcccagcactcgggaggcagaggcaggcagatctctgtgagttcgaggccagcctggtctacatagtgagttccaggacaggcaccaaaactacacagagaaaccctgtctcaaacaaacaaacaaacaaacaaaaaaaaaaaaaaacgagagagagagagagagagagagagagagagagagagagagagagcgcctgagtttgatcctcagcatatTGGGAATAGTGGCATATACCTGTCATCCCAGTCCTCCAGATATGGAGACAGGAAAAATCAGGAGTTTaatgtcatccttagctacatagcaagtttgcaGCCATTcagggctacacgagaccctgtctcaaaagtgggGGATATTATTAAATTATAGCACTGCCAAGCACAGCTTTCTGTGTGATGGAGTCCATACCACTGAGACCCAGAACACTGGATTTTAATTAGTCCACAAATGGGATGTTAGCCTTATAATTGGGAAGATGGAAGACAATTGTggccacgcacgcacgcacgcacgcacgcacgcacgcactcccTCCCAAGGGGCTAGGGAAATGGCTAAGTGGGCAAGAGGGCTTACTGTGAAGGTATGAAACCTGGGTTCAGATCTTCAGCAGCCATGTAAGAAGCAGCACTGTTGGGGAGCAGAGACAAAGGGTCACTGGGTCATGCTGGCCACCAGCCAGTTCAGTGTGGGACAGGCGCATCCTGTGTGTGCTCACAGGCACATGCTtgggcacacatgcatacacaccacacaatggaagaaaaggaggaaggaaggcagggagcTCTGGGGAGCATGGAGATACAGCGTGCGTTGTTGAAACACAATAAGGCCTTTCTTTAAAGACACACAGGAAATCTAGATCTTCGGTGGAACCTCTCATGAAGCTAACAAGCCCCAAAGCTTCAAaggtcttcttgtttgtttttgagatggggtctctctatTATAAGCCCTGACGGGCCTacaacttgttatgtagaccaggctggcctcgaactcacagagatcctcctgcttctgcctctcccagtgctaggattaaagatatcaTGCCCGGCTCAGACAGATCCTTAAACTCAAAGGCTTAGTTAGAGGGGAGCAGACACTTGAGCAAAGTTGGAGCAGATGGTGGACAAGGCCAGTGCCTCCTTTGAAGTGGGCAGCTCCTCCTGGGCTCCCTACTGCTTCGTGGGAATGTAAGCCCCACATTTCCAGAtcatcttcccccacccccaggagaaGCTTAAAATGTGGACTTTCATATGAAATCTGCACATTTGAAGATGTTGgtaacaattaaaaaacaaaaacaagctggtgtggtggcacacacctttgatcccagcactcaggaggcagatgcaggtgagttccaggctagcctggtctacaaagcgagttccaggacagccagggttgttacacagaaactctgtctcaaagaaccgccccccaccaaaaaaaaaaaaaaaagcaaaacaaaaacgaaTAGACAAAAATCACCTGTATTTGAGCCAAATCAAACAAGAAGCAACCCAGGAGCCCTTTCTTCCCCATGCCGGACTCAGCATGGTTCTCTGACGGGGTCCCGAAGGAAGTGGGAACAATCCCTGAAATAGCTCCCTGAGCATCCCGGCTGCCTACCTCGTCCCTGACACGCTCACCTCACTGCCCCCTTaccacctccatccctccctgtcAGCCCCACAGCCAACACCTTTAAGGGATTGTCCTAAGCAGGCCCTTGGCTCCCTTCCCGAGCCTGAGGGCTGCCTGGCACTGGCACAGCCCTGCCACCCGGATCTGCCTGGGCAGAGCCGTGGAATGGGAATGATGTCCCTAACACCTTTCCTAATTTGGGGAAATTCCTGTCCCTGGCTTGGGTATTAACCCAGGGGAGTAAGAACTACCCCAGGAGGGAGCTGGCACTCACCACTTGAGTATGTAAGAGAGGGTAAACATGGAAAGAGGcgatctatctatcttttttctttgcttttttcttttttttttttctttttggtttttcgagacagggtttctctgtgcagttttggtgcctgtcctgcatctcactctgtagcccaggctggcctcgaactcacagagatcctcctggctctgcctcccgagtgctgggattaaaggcatgtgccaccaccgcccggccaacctCAATATCTTAATGCGTACTTTCTCTCTGCATGGGCCTCGGCACTGATGTTTAAAATGCTTTGCACATGTGCACGCCCCAGGATTGAGCAAATCGGAGCCTTCTGAGTCACAGATTCCCTTGGGGACtcctgtacatgcatgcacatctcGAAAGCTCCGAGAACGTCTGAAATGAAAGTGTAAGTGGTCTGACTTCAATTCACTGTCCCCCAAACTTCCTCAGTGTGGAACCCCTCTCCTCATAACCGGCATCTCACTCAGAGACATGGTGTCAGTCTGTCTGTGAGAGCAGCTGTGCTTAGCCAAGGTCCACTGGGCAGTTCACTGGGAGGGGAGCCGTCCACAGATGGGAAGCTGGCTGGGCCTTCAGCTGAGCCTGGGGCCTGTTCCAGGGACCCGGGAGAAGCAGCTGGAGCAAGGCCTAGAGATGGGAACTAGCGCCCTCCTACCCTTGTCGCTTGCGCTCAGATCCACCAACCACGCATTCAGTGTCTTAGTGTGTGCCAGGCCTTTCCCAAAAACGGTTCCATTTCCTTCCCAGATCACCCCTCTGGGGCAGAATTCCCACCCTACTTTGCTAATGAGGAAACCGATTCTCAGAGCTGTGAGGGGACTTGTCTATGGTTCATTGGCCAAACCCAGGCCCTCCTCCCTGGCAGCAGGCTGCCCTCCGGTATGGCCGAGAACCCCACAGCGCTGTCCTTTTCTCTGTGGGCTCCCAGACCCACCAAATTTGCCCAGTGTTTTAAACTACACATTCTTGGGTTCAACCCTAGAAATTCCGATTCCATAGGTTTGGCATGGAGTCCTGATATCCATATATTTGAGAAACTCACCAGATGACTCTCATAAATGGCCTGTTTGGGAAAGAACTGTTTAGAGAGGCCTGAGCTAGAGGCAGAGGGGAATTTGATAcaggctcaatttttttttttttttttttttttttttttttttttttttttttttttggtttttcgagacagggttcctctgtgtagttttggtgcctttcctgaatctcgctctatagaccaagctggcctcgaactcacagagatccgcctggctctgcctcccgagtgctgggattaaaggcgtgcgccaccacctcccggccccaGTCTCAACTCTTATATGACCTCTTTGTCCCTCAGATTTCTCTACTTCAGTAGGGGTTAGGCCGTCATGTCCTGTCTTCTTGTCCACCCTGAATTAAGGGAAAGGAAAATGGTACAAGACAGGGTCAGATGAGGGCAGGAATACCAGAATCCGAGAAAGGGTGTAGCGGCCCAGGCCCTGGACAACACAAGCCACCTCACAGAAGTGCGTATGTCCACTGGCCAGTCTGGGAGAGGGACCTTTCGGCACAGGAAGTgcttagctgtgtgtgtgtcagggataCTCAGGGCTGCAGGCCTGGTGTGCAGAGTGAATGTGAGGTGGAGGATTGTGGGAAGTGGGGGTGAGCAGGGCAGTGAGTGCTGACGGGGACCCTGGACACAGCTCCTCCTCCCACAGTCTCTGAGGGCTTCCTGTGTCAGAGCTGGAAGGTGGAGGGGAACAGATGGTCTCGTTTTCCTCTCTAGAACCTGActggtggatctgggagagaagaggagccaCTGGACTCAGCTGCTATCCCCTCTGAGCCGCACACCACCCTCTGGATGCAGGCAGCTGCTGCAGATGCCTTCCTGTTGCCGagcatttgtttacactgtgtgaagatgtaccactgtgattggtttaataaagagctgaatggccaatagctaggcaggagagaatgggcgggacttccaggcagagaggaaCTCAAGAGATGAACCTAGACATGCAAGAGACACTAGCGAGATGCGGAAccagttggacatacagaatggaagagaggtaaaaaagcCACACGGCAGAACAtggaagttataagagctagttgggaacgaACCTATGCTAAGGCCAACCTTTCGTAATTAATAAGttgttatttgggggctggcgatCCAAAGATAGTCTGACAAGAGAGACTTGCCCCGCCTCCCAccctgccccgccccccgcccccgctccccacccccccccaccccgcccggcctcccaccctaccccactGTTCCCTCCACACATCTGCTTCCTTTCCCACACCCGGTGCTTGCTCACCTTCTCAATGATCCCAACCACCCTGCATCCCCTCAGCTGTTCCAGAGCAGAGCTCAGTGTGCGGATGGGCCGGAGCCTCAGGCTGCTGAAGCCCTGCAGAGGAAGGAAACAAGGCCTCAGCCGTGGCTGCCTCAGCTTTGGCTGTGGACAGGCACTTCTGGATGCCAGGAGAGTCCTGGGGGCCACAGTGGGTAGGACTTAGGGTCCaggaagaccctgcctcaaaggaacagACTGAGCAGAGGACCTGTTCTTGACTCAGAGTTTGGGGGGTACCCTGGTTCAAGGCACCCAGGTTGACTTTTTGCTCAGCCCTTATCGGGTCATGCTAGGAATGCTTCTTGAGGACTTAGAAGCCCCTTCTCAAAAAGCCTTGTCTACAAAAGGCAGATGCTCTCAGGGTTTGGAGTGGAAACATATGGGTTTCAGCCTCAAAATTTAGACAACCTACTTTCGTGAAAGGAAAGCTACAGGACGCAGTGAGCCTGGGAGTGTGCAGGCCTGTGTATGGAGAGTGCATTTGGTTAAtgggttaggaaagcagcagGAGGAGCATTGAATgcatagttgtgtgtgtgtgtgtgtgtgtgtgtgtgtgtgcttgtgcatgcgtGCACATTCCAAATACTTGTGGTGTGCCCACTCACCAGAAACAGAGTCCAGAGGCGCTGAGTGTACATATGAGAATGGCGTGGAGTCCCGTGCAAACTGGGGTGGGTGTCTGTGTCATGCATGCCAAGTGCTCCGTGAGGCTGAATGAGGTGTGAGggtgtgggagagagaggaaggatgggagggcACCCCTGGCTCACACTTGGACTCACACCCTCCACTACCCACTCTTCCCTGAAGCAGGACGGGAATGGGGGTGGGAAGTGGCTGTCTCTCCcagagtcctcctcctcttccttaggGCTCCAGGGAGGGTCTCCTCACCGTGTTGGGGCTGGCTCCGCTGCCCAGTGTCCGCTGTAGGTGGCAGTTAAAGATCTCCTCTGCCCTCTGGAGGTACTTGGCGattttcaacttcacagcttcgcATCTCTCCTTGTTGGGGTCAACTGTAGGGGGATGAGGTCAACATCTGTGGTCACCCGGGCTGCTC is drawn from Peromyscus eremicus chromosome 14, PerEre_H2_v1, whole genome shotgun sequence and contains these coding sequences:
- the Rps6kl1 gene encoding ribosomal protein S6 kinase-like 1 isoform X2, with the protein product MSLVACECPPGPGLEPEPCSRARSQACMYLEQIRNRVAAGTPDVTKRDYLVDAATQIRLALERDVSEDYEAAFNHYQNVDPNKERCEAVKLKIAKYLQRAEEIFNCHLQRTLGSGASPNTGFSSLRLRPIRTLSSALEQLRGCRVVGIIEKVQLVQDPATGGTFVVKGLPRCHMGSQERLTIIPHGVPYMTKLLRYFVSEDSIFLHLEHVQGGTLWSHLLSQAHFQYSGLKPGSAQEKSKVQLNTHLCLMTPAKLPPGLGQERFPVEPPRTSQSLPPAKEIPSLHLQKEAESEPSAGTSPFCSSDLTEAPWGHLHSQIRRAGQSSNPAPNRRLHWVREGADRVLGAYGRGRGGQKLPSANRASLRCGRAVWSPREEQVKQWAAEMLVALEALHEQGVLCRDLNPQNLLLDQAGHIRLTYFGQWSEVEPQCSQEAVDRLYSAPEVGGISELTEACDWWSYGSLLYELLTGTALSQSHPSGFQAHTQLQLPEWLSRPAASLLTELLQFDPQRRLGAGGGGPSQIKSHPFFSSIQWSRLTG
- the Rps6kl1 gene encoding ribosomal protein S6 kinase-like 1 isoform X3, yielding MSLVACECPPGPGLEPEPCSRARSQACMYLEQIRNRVAAGTPDVTKRDYLVDAATQIRLALERDVSEDYEAAFNHYQNGVDVLLRGVHVDPNKERCEAVKLKIAKYLQRAEEIFNCHLQRTLGSGASPNTGFSSLRLRPIRTLSSALEQLRGCRVVGIIEKGLPRCHMGSQERLTIIPHGVPYMTKLLRYFVSEDSIFLHLEHVQGGTLWSHLLSQAHFQYSGLKPGSAQEKSKVQLNTHLCLMTPAKLPPGLGQERFPVEPPRTSQSLPPAKEIPSLHLQKEAESEPSAGTSPFCSSDLTEAPWGHLHSQIRRAGQSSNPAPNRRLHWVREGADRVLGAYGRGRGGQKLPSANRASLRCGRAVWSPREEQVKQWAAEMLVALEALHEQGVLCRDLNPQNLLLDQAGHIRLTYFGQWSEVEPQCSQEAVDRLYSAPEVGGISELTEACDWWSYGSLLYELLTGTALSQSHPSGFQAHTQLQLPEWLSRPAASLLTELLQFDPQRRLGAGGGGPSQIKSHPFFSSIQWSRLTG
- the Rps6kl1 gene encoding ribosomal protein S6 kinase-like 1 isoform X4 is translated as MSLVACECPPGPGLEPEPCSRARSQACMYLEQIRNRVAAGTPDVTKRDYLVDAATQIRLALERDVSEDYEAAFNHYQNGVDVLLRGVHVDPNKERCEAVKLKIAKYLQRAEEIFNCHLQRTLGSGASPNTGFSSLRLRPIRTLSSALEQLRGCRVVGIIEKVQLVQDPATGGTFVVKGLPRCHMGSQERLTIIPHGVPYMTKLLRYFVSEDSIFLHLEHVQEVGGISELTEACDWWSYGSLLYELLTGTALSQSHPSGFQAHTQLQLPEWLSRPAASLLTELLQFDPQRRLGAGGGGPSQIKSHPFFSSIQWSRLTG
- the Rps6kl1 gene encoding ribosomal protein S6 kinase-like 1 isoform X1; translated protein: MSLVACECPPGPGLEPEPCSRARSQACMYLEQIRNRVAAGTPDVTKRDYLVDAATQIRLALERDVSEDYEAAFNHYQNGVDVLLRGVHVDPNKERCEAVKLKIAKYLQRAEEIFNCHLQRTLGSGASPNTGFSSLRLRPIRTLSSALEQLRGCRVVGIIEKVQLVQDPATGGTFVVKGLPRCHMGSQERLTIIPHGVPYMTKLLRYFVSEDSIFLHLEHVQGGTLWSHLLSQAHFQYSGLKPGSAQEKSKVQLNTHLCLMTPAKLPPGLGQERFPVEPPRTSQSLPPAKEIPSLHLQKEAESEPSAGTSPFCSSDLTEAPWGHLHSQIRRAGQSSNPAPNRRLHWVREGADRVLGAYGRGRGGQKLPSANRASLRCGRAVWSPREEQVKQWAAEMLVALEALHEQGVLCRDLNPQNLLLDQAGHIRLTYFGQWSEVEPQCSQEAVDRLYSAPEVGGISELTEACDWWSYGSLLYELLTGTALSQSHPSGFQAHTQLQLPEWLSRPAASLLTELLQFDPQRRLGAGGGGPSQIKSHPFFSSIQWSRLTG